CAGAGACCTCTACCGCAGTGCCAGAGGAAACCTCCAACCAGAATAATGCCCAAGGTGCTATTTCTGGGGCAGCTCAAGGGaatgatgataatggtGCAGAAGACGATCTTTTCGCCCAGGCAGCAAATGCCAACGGTGACGCAACTGGAAGTGCCCTTGGTGCTGGAGCTGGGGCTGGATCCGGGACTTCTGCGAGTGCCCCGGGATCGATCGGCTTAACAATGGAAGACTTATTAGCATTAAGACAAGTAGTTTCTGGTAACCCGGAGGCTTTGGCACCTCTGCTAGAAAATCTCAGCGCGAGATATCCTCAATTACGCGAACAGATCATGTCAAATCCTGAGGTGTTTGTCTCGATGCTCTTGGAAGCCGTTGGTGACAACTTGCAAGATGCAATGACCGGCTTTGAAGGCTCCGGAGACatagaaaatttgatcGGTGGAGAAACCGGCGAAGGCGAAATGGCCATCGAGGAAGATTCTGCGGTTCCTATAGAGATCACGGAAGCCGACGAACAAGCCATTTCTCGCTTGTGCGAGTTAGGCTTTGAGAGATCACTTGTAATACAGGTATACTTTGCATGCGGCAAAAACGAAGAAATTGCCGCTAACATGTTGTTCAATGACTATGCTGAATAAAACCGAATCTGTACACTAATACTAATAATATACtaaaacgaaaaaaaatacaatatAAACATCAATTACAATTTTCTAAAGTCTTCTACCGAACGGTATTTGGAGATATTTTGCACACGTGCATTACCAGGTCTCAGCGCCAAACATGTTTGTAGGCCTGCATCGATTGCCGCATCCAACTCCAGAGCGTTATCACTGATAAATAAAACTTCGCATGCCTCGAAAGGAATCGCTGCCACAATGTTTCTGTACGACTGTCTATCTGTCTTTGCGCCAGAGGTTGTTATATCGAAGTAACCGCTGATATACGGCTGGAGATCCAGCGCGGCCGCCTCGCCGCCTTGCTGCGTGCCGGTACCACACTCACCCGGATTCTGAACGTGTCCGAATAAAAGCTTCTGCGCCTTGACCGATCCGCTTGAATAGATATACACATTGCCCCTTCTTATGATTAATTCAATAGCATCCTTGTAAACCGGAGATTTGATCTCGCCGCTCTCGTAGCCCTGCGCCCACACGAGCCCTTGCAAGCTTTTCAGCACGGGATCTTTCACGTCAGCGGCTACCAGCTGCTGGATGTGCGAAACGACATCCTCGCTGTGGAATTGCGCAAGCAATTCCACAATCGCAGCGTCTTGCGAGTCCACTAGCTGTGGCACTTTTTCTGAGAAATACGGGAATAGCACCTCCTTCACAAACGCGATCGGACAGACCGTCCCTTCGATGTCCAGCAACACTGCTTTGAAGTCCATCACCATAACACACACGTCTGCAGCCCAGCCTGCCGGATGCCACACCCTCTCATCGGGACACACTCTTCTTCTGCCATTCCGCCTGTCGCGCAGAACAGCCCTCCGTTGCCAACAAGCAACGCACTGAGCCACGCTCAATACGCTCGCCAGATTGATGCGACCTGCTACTTCCTCTCGCTCTGTCCATCTGCGTGACACAGCCATAAGCAGCAGAGCCCTGGTTACCCGCACCTTACCTCGCAAAACCTGCCAAAGCATGACCGCCGTAGAGAGCGAGCTCTCTACGTACGCCGATCGCGCCACACGGGCCAGCACATCATACGGCACGGTCCTCCACATCACATCGCACGCAGGGTCCTCTGCATCACATGCCACGAACCAATCATCGTCCCGCTTTGCTTTCCGGTGGCAGCTGTCGCTTTTTCGCTTTTTCGCCTTCGCGATCTTCGCTTTTAAGCGCTGCCACGCTGCCCGCGCTGCTTTCCGCCGCGTTTTCCTCTCCGGCCGATGTTTCCGGGTTTCTTTTAGGCTCATTCTTCCGCAAGCACTCCCTACGCTGCGCAGTGCAGTGCAGTGCGATAAATAGTATGCTATTGACCACAGGAGACATCCCACGTAACGTACGCAAGCAGTATCAGTGATTTCGATCTCGAAAGAACTAGCTCCTCTGCATTGTTCGTTTGTGCCGAGtgaaaatatataaaaCCAATAAGTTTCTCCTGGATAGAATAGTTTTCTTGCATCGAGACTCTAGTATTTTATTGGTACCTGTGGATATTATCTCATCGAGGTTTACTCAAACTACACTTATAAAGAATCGTCATGCCAGCTCCATACAAACCAGGTTCCACCAAGAAGGGTGCTACTCTTTTCAAGACCAGATGTCTGCAATGCCACACCACCGAAGAAGGTGGTCCAAACAAGGTGGGCCCAAATTTGCACGGTGTTTTCGGACGTCACTCCGGCCAAGCACCGGGTTTCTCATACACGGACGCTAATATCAAGAAGAACGTGTTGTGGGACGAACAGAAGATGTCAGACTACTTGGAAAACCCAAAGAAGTACATCCCGGGCACCAAGATGGCCTTCGGGggtttgaagaaagagaaggaCAGAAACGATCTTGTTGCGTACTTGGCCAAGGCTTGTAAATAGACGCATCACgacatttgaaaaacgaTTTCACGCCATCCACGCAGAAGCAAGCTGTTCTATTATAGATATATGACTACATTTTTGCAGTTGCAATGACACTACCTGCAACCGGCACGCGTCAACACTCATCCCTCCATTACTAGTGTTTCGACTGGTAGTTTATCACTATTATTTATCTATTCActtattattatttattacAATTAAATAGAAATGTTAAAAAGTCCTGTTCATATTCTATATTTACATGAAGCGGGTAATTAGGAAAGTGACGAATGctgaaaatgcaaaagtGCTCTTGATAGAGTTGGCCGCGTCGCTGGCAGTTGCAGTTGCGGTTGTCATACTGCGGGCACCGCTGCTGCTGGACTGCATGTTTTGGATGAAAGCAGTGTTTTGTTCTGGGCTCAGGGAGGAGGATGCTGCCGTTGTTCCGGCGTTGCCTGCGGTGGCAGGGGAGGCAGCATCTGAGGTAGAACGTGTCTCTTGTGAATTGGATGCACTTGAATGTAGAGAGCTCTGGGTAGAGGATCCTGATGATGCACGTGAAGTTGACGAACCGGACCTCGTCgatgacgacgacgatgacgatgacgatgacgagGAAGTCGAGTTATCTCTACCGATCAATGGTTGCAAACCACTTCCATCAACCGAGTACAACATATACTGTTCATCGGTCACCGAAATCCCCTCAGAAGTGTACCCGTCAGCACCAGTGTAGACGTATGCCGCGCTGCCATTCCTGTGGGTGTATGCTGGAGGATCGTAACACGTGACGTTGACTTGATTCAATGTCATATAATAGTAGCCTTGATCTTGAATATCCTGTGCGTTCCAGTCGATTAACCCACCAGCCCAGGATCTGGTGCCTTCAGCTTGCGTAGCGTTACCACCTGGCCAGACTGAGAATTGGATTCTTGCGGGTGTTTGTGGGAATGAATAAGTTTGAGTGGTTTCATTATAGGTTGAATTTTTGTACAGAGTTCTACCAACGACACCGTCTAGTGACCACGTAATGTGATCTTCCTTCCAATCAATCTCGTAGGTGTGgaaatcttcaaatgtGTCAGAGGTACTGAAGTTTCTACTGTGGGTCCAGTTTTGTTCACCTTGGAAATAGTAATTACTTTGAACAGTCTCTAAATCGGCGCCAACCCATTCAAAATCGATTTCATCTTGAACATTGGAGAAAACGATAAAACCGGTAATGACACCTTTCAAGTGCGAACTCTTTAATCTGGCACTTACTTTGCCGTACCACAGATAATGGGCAGAAGACAGCAAAGAACCATCACTGTTCTTTGGCATTGTCAACAACAAACTGTCCTCGTCATCATAGTCAATTGCCCAACCGGAGTAGACCCAATCGACGGAGCTGGAATTACCCAAGTAGGTGTTCACATT
This Zygotorulaspora mrakii chromosome 5, complete sequence DNA region includes the following protein-coding sequences:
- the RAD23 gene encoding Rad23p (similar to Saccharomyces cerevisiae RAD23 (YEL037C); ancestral locus Anc_1.480) — encoded protein: MVTITFKDFKKEKVSLTLELSSTVLDAKTQLAQQKDCEDNQIKLIYSGKVLQDGKSLQESGLKDGDQVIFMISKKKSTTTRVVEPVKVNESESAQPSAPAAEGEAPARTETATVPQANDATPPAAGSENPMVSDPGFLVGAKRNETVERIMEMGYERDEVNRALRAAFNNPDRAVEYLLMGIPENLQSQQQPNAAAAAETSTAVPEETSNQNNAQGAISGAAQGNDDNGAEDDLFAQAANANGDATGSALGAGAGAGSGTSASAPGSIGLTMEDLLALRQVVSGNPEALAPLLENLSARYPQLREQIMSNPEVFVSMLLEAVGDNLQDAMTGFEGSGDIENLIGGETGEGEMAIEEDSAVPIEITEADEQAISRLCELGFERSLVIQVYFACGKNEEIAANMLFNDYAE
- the UTR4 gene encoding putative acireductone synthase UTR4 (similar to Saccharomyces cerevisiae UTR4 (YEL038W); ancestral locus Anc_1.481) produces the protein MSLKETRKHRPERKTRRKAARAAWQRLKAKIAKAKKRKSDSCHRKAKRDDDWFVACDAEDPACDVMWRTVPYDVLARVARSAYVESSLSTAVMLWQVLRGKVRVTRALLLMAVSRRWTEREEVAGRINLASVLSVAQCVACWQRRAVLRDRRNGRRRVCPDERVWHPAGWAADVCVMVMDFKAVLLDIEGTVCPIAFVKEVLFPYFSEKVPQLVDSQDAAIVELLAQFHSEDVVSHIQQLVAADVKDPVLKSLQGLVWAQGYESGEIKSPVYKDAIELIIRRGNVYIYSSGSVKAQKLLFGHVQNPGECGTGTQQGGEAAALDLQPYISGYFDITTSGAKTDRQSYRNIVAAIPFEACEVLFISDNALELDAAIDAGLQTCLALRPGNARVQNISKYRSVEDFRKL
- the CYC7 gene encoding cytochrome c isoform 2 (similar to Saccharomyces cerevisiae CYC7 (YEL039C) and CYC1 (YJR048W); ancestral locus Anc_1.482), whose product is MPAPYKPGSTKKGATLFKTRCLQCHTTEEGGPNKVGPNLHGVFGRHSGQAPGFSYTDANIKKNVLWDEQKMSDYLENPKKYIPGTKMAFGGLKKEKDRNDLVAYLAKACK
- the UTR2 gene encoding chitin transglycosylase UTR2 (similar to Saccharomyces cerevisiae UTR2 (YEL040W); ancestral locus Anc_1.483) yields the protein MLKHVKDLIARDDMQLFYILISVVGILAQAANAITCNATQSCPDHLPCCSQFGECGTGLYCLGGCNPLYSFSNKACMAMPSCKNVSTTFSNYSSELGNVNTYLGNSSSVDWVYSGWAIDYDDEDSLLLTMPKNSDGSLLSSAHYLWYGKVSARLKSSHLKGVITGFIVFSNVQDEIDFEWVGADLETVQSNYYFQGEQNWTHSRNFSTSDTFEDFHTYEIDWKEDHITWSLDGVVGRTLYKNSTYNETTQTYSFPQTPARIQFSVWPGGNATQAEGTRSWAGGLIDWNAQDIQDQGYYYMTLNQVNVTCYDPPAYTHRNGSAAYVYTGADGYTSEGISVTDEQYMLYSVDGSGLQPLIGRDNSTSSSSSSSSSSSSTRSGSSTSRASSGSSTQSSLHSSASNSQETRSTSDAASPATAGNAGTTAASSSLSPEQNTAFIQNMQSSSSGARSMTTATATASDAANSIKSTFAFSAFVTFLITRFM